One genomic window of Maribacter aquivivus includes the following:
- the atpG gene encoding ATP synthase F1 subunit gamma, whose product MANLKEIRNRISSVSSTMQITSAMKMVSAAKLKKAQDAITAMRPYADKLTELLQNLSASLEGDSGSVYADNRIVNKVLIVSVTSNRGLCGAFNTNILKQSVNLADNVYAGKSVDFVAVGKKANDFLGKRFNVIANHSGVYDDLTFDNVADIAESLMALFTEGAYDRIEIVYNKFKNAATQIVMTEQFLPIVPLEEVEVTASADYTFEPTKLEIIEQLIPKSLKTQLYKGIRDSFASEHGARMTAMHKATDNATEMRDQLKLTYNKARQAAITNEILEIVGGAEALNN is encoded by the coding sequence ATGGCAAATTTAAAGGAGATACGTAATAGGATTTCATCGGTTTCTTCAACGATGCAGATTACCAGTGCTATGAAAATGGTATCTGCTGCAAAATTGAAAAAGGCCCAAGATGCTATTACGGCAATGAGACCTTATGCAGATAAATTAACTGAACTATTACAAAACTTAAGTGCTAGTTTAGAAGGTGATTCTGGTAGTGTTTATGCCGATAATCGTATTGTGAACAAGGTTTTAATTGTTTCCGTTACTTCTAACAGAGGTCTTTGTGGAGCTTTTAATACCAATATTTTAAAGCAATCGGTTAATCTAGCAGACAATGTTTATGCTGGTAAATCGGTAGATTTTGTTGCTGTTGGAAAAAAGGCAAATGACTTTCTAGGGAAACGTTTTAATGTTATCGCTAATCACAGTGGTGTTTATGATGACTTAACCTTTGATAATGTCGCTGATATTGCTGAGAGTTTAATGGCACTTTTTACTGAAGGTGCTTATGACCGTATTGAAATTGTATATAACAAATTCAAAAATGCAGCTACTCAAATAGTAATGACAGAGCAGTTTTTACCTATTGTTCCATTAGAAGAAGTTGAAGTAACTGCAAGTGCAGATTATACTTTTGAACCTACGAAATTAGAAATCATAGAACAATTGATTCCTAAATCTTTAAAGACACAATTGTATAAAGGAATTAGAGATTCATTCGCTAGTGAGCACGGTGCACGTATGACTGCAATGCACAAAGCAACCGATAACGCAACAGAAATGCGTGATCAATTGAAATTAACGTACAACAAAGCAAGACAAGCAGCTATTACTAACGAGATTTTAGAAATCGTTGGTGGTGCAGAAGCATTGAATAACTAA